The nucleotide window AAGATTTAAAAAATAAAATTCATAAAAAAATACGAACGCGATTTCCTCCTGAACCTAACGGTTATTTACATATTGGTCATGCCAAATCTATATATTTAAATTTTTATCTAGCAAAAAAATTTAATGGACGTTTTCATTTAAGATTTGATGACACTAATCCGATAAAAGAAAAAATATCTTATGTAAAAGCTATTAAAAAAGATTTAACATGGTTAGGATGTATATGGGATGGAAGTGAAAAATATACTTCTAGATATTTTAATTATTTATATGAATATGCTATAGAACTGATTAAAAAAGGTTTAGCTTACGTTGATAAACTAAAAAAAAACGAAATAAAAAAATATCGCGGTACATTAATTAAACCAGGAACTAATAGTCCTTACAGAAATCACACTATAGAAGAAAATTTATTTTTATTTAAAAAAATGAAGAATGGCGAATTTTCTGAAGGAAATGCATGTTTACGTGCTAAAATAGATATGAAATCTTCATTTATAGTAATGAGAGATCCTATTTTGTACCGTATTATATTTTCGAATCATCATCAAACTACAAATACTTGGTGTATTTATCCTACTTATGATTTTGCTCATTGTATATCAGATGCTATAGAACATATTACACATTCTTTGTGTACTTTAGAATTTCAAGATAATAGAAGACTATATAATTGGATTTTAGATAATATATCTATTAAATATAAACCTAAACAATACGAATTTTCAAAATTAAACATAGAATATTCAGTCTTATCTAAGAGAAAACTGAAAACTATTATTGAAAAAAAAATAGTAAATAATTGGGATGATCCAAGATTACTTACTATTTCAGGATTAAAACGAAGAGGATATACTCCTGAATCGATAAAAAACTTTTGTATGAAAATCGGAATTACTAAACAAGAAAATTCAGTTCAATTATCATTACTAGAATCTTGTATTCGATCAGATTTAAACGTGAGAGCTCCTAGAATAATGGCTATATTAGATCCAATTAAAATAATAATATACAATATGAATGATTCTCAAAAAGAAATTATAACTGTTCCCAATCATCCTAACAACAAAAAAATGGGAAATAGAAAATATATATTTTCAAAAGAAATATATATAGATAGATCTGATTTTAATGAGAAAAAAAGTAATAATAATATAAAATTATCTTATGGAACGTTTATTCGACTTAGATATGCGTACGTTATTACAGTTACTGAGATTAAAAAAGATAATTTTGGTAAAATTGTTTGTTTAATTTGTAAATATGATAAAAATACGTTTCGTAAAAATCCTACAAAATATCGTATTAGTGGAATTATTCATTGGATTGCAAAAGAAAATATTTTAAACGCTGTATTTAACATTTATAAACCTTTATTTAGAATCAAAAAACCTGATTTAGAAAAAACATATTTACCATTTATAAATGAAAATTCATTAGTAAAAAAAAATGGAATAGTAGAAAAAAGTATTATTTTCAATAGTAAAAACAATTTTTATCAATTTGAAAGAGTAGGATATTTTTGTATTGATAAAGACAGTTTAGATAAATTAAATGTAAAAAATCATATAATTACTTTTAATAGAATAGTTACATTAAAGGAAAGAAAAAATAATAAATTGTTAAAAAAACAACAACGTTAAAATACTTATTTTATTTATTTTATCATGTAAAAAGATTTATTTAGTTAATTTTAAATAAATTTTAAGTTTATTAATAATAGTATTATTTAAAATATTTTTTTAAAATTATTTCTATCACAACTAAATTTTTTTTTTCATTTTTATTTAATATTTTAAAATTTATGCGAAAAATCGTATTTTTATATGAATAAAAAGATAAATTATAATAAATTTATTTAGTGTATATTTACATAAATAATATCTATTTATTAAAGAAAAATATTACTACACATACATATATAGTTTGTGATTAATCGAACAGTAACTAACTAGATTGATACGTTTTAAATTTGATTAATTAAAAGAAAATCAAACATCAATCTTGTACAATATCGCATTTAGTTGTTCACTTAAAAAAATATATATAATTATTAATATTTAGTAAGAAAGAATATAAAAAATATTTTTTTTTTAAAATTGCGATAAAACATTTTGTTTAAATCACAAATAAATTATATGTTTAGTCATGTTATATATTTAATATTTAAGAATTAACAATTTAATAAAAAAACACATGATTTTTTTAATTTTTTAATAAATTGCATTGCTTAAATTTCAATTGTTACTAAT belongs to Buchnera aphidicola (Anoecia corni) and includes:
- a CDS encoding glutamine--tRNA ligase; the encoded protein is MKNTYNNNFIEKIISKDLKNKIHKKIRTRFPPEPNGYLHIGHAKSIYLNFYLAKKFNGRFHLRFDDTNPIKEKISYVKAIKKDLTWLGCIWDGSEKYTSRYFNYLYEYAIELIKKGLAYVDKLKKNEIKKYRGTLIKPGTNSPYRNHTIEENLFLFKKMKNGEFSEGNACLRAKIDMKSSFIVMRDPILYRIIFSNHHQTTNTWCIYPTYDFAHCISDAIEHITHSLCTLEFQDNRRLYNWILDNISIKYKPKQYEFSKLNIEYSVLSKRKLKTIIEKKIVNNWDDPRLLTISGLKRRGYTPESIKNFCMKIGITKQENSVQLSLLESCIRSDLNVRAPRIMAILDPIKIIIYNMNDSQKEIITVPNHPNNKKMGNRKYIFSKEIYIDRSDFNEKKSNNNIKLSYGTFIRLRYAYVITVTEIKKDNFGKIVCLICKYDKNTFRKNPTKYRISGIIHWIAKENILNAVFNIYKPLFRIKKPDLEKTYLPFINENSLVKKNGIVEKSIIFNSKNNFYQFERVGYFCIDKDSLDKLNVKNHIITFNRIVTLKERKNNKLLKKQQR